A genomic region of Actinomycetota bacterium contains the following coding sequences:
- a CDS encoding geranylgeranyl reductase family protein — protein sequence MKDFTIVHGGSVTEFDAVVVGAGPGGASAAYHLASRGRRVLLVDKARFPRDKVCGDGLPPRAVRCLERMGVDTSGPKWARARGLRIVGGGVRLDLPWPELSTLPAYSLVQPRYSFDALLLEHARSAGATVWEETEVTGPLVDDAGVVTGVQYQNGERGTVRAPIVIAADGVANRFGVALGVKRIERRPMGVAARTYYRSPRADDPILESHLELWRGDDLMPGYGWIFPLADGTVNVGLGMLNTSKHFGKVNYKQLLQDWVAGFPPEWEMNPDTQTAPIRGGSLPMGFNRTPLARPGLMLVGDAAGAINPFNGEGIAYAMETGLMAAEVAEDALARGGDPWALRAYPDRLKDAYEGYYALGRIFVRLIGNGTIMRSLTKYGMPREGLMKIVFKILANLTDPRDGDAADRLINAVVKAAPAANRVIGW from the coding sequence GTGAAGGACTTCACAATCGTGCACGGGGGCAGCGTGACCGAATTCGATGCGGTTGTAGTTGGGGCCGGCCCCGGAGGGGCGAGCGCCGCCTATCACCTCGCATCCCGCGGTCGTCGGGTCCTGCTCGTGGATAAGGCTCGGTTCCCCAGGGACAAGGTCTGCGGGGACGGTCTTCCCCCGCGCGCGGTGAGGTGCCTCGAGCGCATGGGGGTAGACACCTCGGGTCCGAAGTGGGCGCGCGCCAGGGGCCTGCGCATCGTGGGCGGCGGCGTACGACTGGATCTGCCGTGGCCGGAGCTTTCGACCTTGCCGGCGTACTCCTTGGTCCAGCCGAGATACTCGTTCGACGCCTTGCTGCTCGAGCATGCGCGCTCCGCAGGGGCGACGGTCTGGGAGGAAACCGAGGTCACGGGGCCACTCGTTGACGATGCCGGCGTAGTTACCGGGGTTCAGTACCAAAACGGGGAGCGCGGCACCGTGCGCGCGCCGATCGTGATCGCGGCCGACGGCGTTGCCAACAGGTTCGGGGTCGCCCTGGGAGTCAAGCGGATCGAGCGCCGCCCGATGGGGGTGGCCGCGCGCACGTACTACCGCTCTCCGCGCGCCGACGACCCGATCCTTGAGAGCCACCTCGAGCTGTGGCGAGGCGACGACTTGATGCCCGGCTACGGGTGGATCTTCCCACTGGCCGACGGAACGGTGAACGTCGGCCTGGGCATGTTGAACACCTCTAAGCACTTCGGCAAGGTCAACTACAAGCAGTTGCTGCAGGACTGGGTCGCCGGATTCCCACCCGAATGGGAGATGAACCCCGACACGCAGACGGCCCCGATTCGTGGCGGATCGCTTCCCATGGGCTTCAACCGGACGCCGCTTGCCCGTCCGGGGCTGATGCTGGTCGGAGATGCCGCGGGCGCGATCAATCCGTTCAACGGTGAAGGTATCGCCTACGCGATGGAGACCGGCCTCATGGCGGCCGAGGTCGCAGAGGATGCGTTGGCGCGCGGCGGCGACCCGTGGGCGTTGCGGGCGTACCCGGATCGCCTGAAGGATGCCTACGAGGGCTACTACGCATTGGGTCGGATTTTCGTCCGGCTGATAGGAAATGGGACCATCATGCGCTCGCTGACCAAGTACGGGATGCCTCGCGAGGGTCTTATGAAGATCGTTTTCAAGATCCTGGCGAACCTCACCGACCCTCGCGACGGCGATGCGGCGGACCGGTTGATCAACGCCGTTGTGAAGGCGGC